A single Desulfovibrio piger DNA region contains:
- the phnK gene encoding phosphonate C-P lyase system protein PhnK, translating into MSLLDTNLDPVLSARQLTRRYGSRIGCRDVSLDLWPGEVLGIVGESGSGKSTLLNMLSGRLEPSAGHVHYTAADGSVLDIHSLDEAHRRRLLRTELGFVHQHPRDGLRMSVSAGANIGERLMANGARHYGNLRATALDWLERVEIPVQRVDDTPSQYSGGMQQRLQIARNLVTTPRLVFMDEPTGGLDVSVQARLLDLLRHLVRDMGLAVVLVTHDLAVARLLSHRLIVMYHGEVAETGLTDQVLDDPQHPYSQLLVSSILQC; encoded by the coding sequence GTGAGCCTTCTGGATACCAATCTCGATCCCGTCCTCTCCGCCCGCCAGCTGACGCGGCGTTACGGCAGCCGCATCGGCTGCAGGGACGTTTCGCTGGATCTGTGGCCTGGGGAAGTCCTCGGCATCGTGGGAGAATCCGGATCCGGCAAGAGCACGCTGCTGAACATGCTTTCCGGCCGTCTGGAACCCTCTGCCGGCCATGTCCATTACACGGCAGCTGACGGCAGTGTGCTGGATATCCACAGCCTGGATGAAGCCCATCGTCGCCGTCTGCTGCGGACCGAACTGGGCTTTGTCCATCAGCATCCCCGCGACGGCCTGCGCATGTCGGTCAGTGCCGGTGCCAATATCGGTGAGCGCCTCATGGCCAACGGGGCCCGGCATTACGGAAACCTGCGGGCCACCGCTCTGGACTGGCTGGAGCGGGTGGAGATCCCCGTGCAGCGCGTGGACGATACGCCGTCCCAGTATTCCGGCGGCATGCAGCAGCGTCTGCAGATCGCCCGCAACCTGGTGACCACGCCGCGCCTCGTCTTCATGGACGAGCCCACCGGCGGTCTGGATGTGTCTGTCCAGGCCCGCCTGCTGGACCTGCTGCGGCATCTGGTGCGCGACATGGGGCTGGCCGTGGTGCTCGTGACCCACGACCTGGCGGTAGCCCGCCTGCTCTCGCACCGCCTGATCGTCATGTACCACGGGGAAGTGGCGGAGACCGGTCTGACGGATCAGGTCCTGGACGATCCGCAGCATCCCTATTCCCAGTTGCTGGTCTCTTCCATCCTGCAGTGCTGA
- the phnE gene encoding phosphonate ABC transporter, permease protein PhnE: MEAEMKMALQPPRDLRARTFRLVIWGLVLAMLAWAWSGAEMKPVALVEQGGNILTLISDFFPPDFTDWRMYMKEMIVTLHVAVWGTLLAVICAVPLGIMSSENIAPWWICQPVRRLMDAARAINEMVFAMMFVVAVGLGPFAGVLALWVHTTGTLAKLFSEAVEAIEVSPVEGVRSTGASFLEEIIFGVIPQVFPLWISYSLYRFEANVRSATVVGMVGAGGIGMVLWELFRSFNFRQTCAVMAIIVLVVTLFDLLSQRLRKMVL, encoded by the coding sequence ATGGAAGCTGAAATGAAAATGGCCCTGCAGCCGCCGCGCGATCTGCGTGCCAGGACCTTTCGCCTGGTCATCTGGGGCCTTGTCCTGGCCATGCTGGCCTGGGCCTGGAGCGGCGCCGAGATGAAGCCCGTAGCGCTGGTGGAGCAGGGCGGCAACATCCTTACCCTGATATCCGACTTCTTCCCGCCGGACTTCACGGACTGGCGCATGTACATGAAGGAGATGATCGTCACCCTGCATGTGGCGGTCTGGGGAACCCTGCTGGCGGTCATCTGCGCGGTGCCGCTGGGCATCATGTCTTCCGAGAATATCGCCCCCTGGTGGATCTGCCAGCCGGTGCGCCGCCTCATGGACGCGGCCCGCGCCATCAACGAGATGGTCTTCGCCATGATGTTCGTGGTCGCTGTGGGCCTGGGCCCCTTTGCCGGTGTGCTGGCCCTCTGGGTGCACACCACGGGCACGCTGGCCAAGCTCTTTTCCGAGGCGGTGGAGGCCATCGAGGTCTCGCCGGTGGAAGGTGTCCGCTCCACCGGGGCCAGCTTTCTGGAAGAGATCATCTTCGGGGTCATCCCCCAGGTGTTCCCCCTCTGGATATCGTACTCCCTGTACCGTTTCGAAGCCAATGTGCGCTCCGCCACCGTGGTGGGCATGGTCGGTGCCGGTGGTATAGGCATGGTGCTGTGGGAACTGTTCCGCAGCTTCAACTTCCGGCAGACCTGTGCGGTCATGGCCATCATCGTGCTGGTGGTGACTCTGTTCGACCTGCTTTCCCAGCGTCTGCGCAAGATGGTGCTGTAA
- the phnD gene encoding phosphonate ABC transporter substrate-binding protein, protein MFFRLLSGLLIFAMLLGSALTAQAQQTLNFGIISTEASQNLKVLWEPFLRDMSKALGMEVKAFFASDYAGIIEGMRFKKVDLSWIGNKGAMVMVDRANGEVFAQTTAPDGSKGYYSCLIVNRKSPLQNLDDMFAQASRLRFSNGDPNSTSGFLVPGYYVFAKNGKDPQKIFARTVSANHEANALSVANNTVDVATCNNEGLARLAITAPEKAKELRVIWKSPLIPSDPLVWRKDLSDETKKKITDFIFSYGVKGENVEQARKILTDLQWGPFIKSDNSQLIPLRQLELFRAKMVLESNQDMDAKEKADKIAGIERKLAELGK, encoded by the coding sequence ATGTTTTTCCGTCTTCTTTCCGGCCTGCTGATCTTTGCCATGCTGCTGGGCAGCGCGCTGACTGCCCAGGCACAGCAGACCCTCAACTTCGGCATCATCTCCACCGAGGCCAGCCAGAACCTCAAGGTGCTCTGGGAGCCTTTCCTCAGGGACATGAGCAAGGCCCTGGGCATGGAAGTCAAGGCTTTCTTTGCCAGTGACTATGCGGGGATCATCGAAGGCATGCGCTTCAAGAAAGTCGACCTGAGCTGGATCGGCAACAAGGGCGCCATGGTGATGGTGGACCGCGCCAATGGAGAGGTCTTTGCCCAGACCACGGCCCCCGACGGCAGCAAGGGCTACTACTCCTGCCTGATTGTCAACAGGAAGAGCCCGCTCCAGAACCTTGACGACATGTTCGCCCAGGCCTCCAGGCTGAGATTCAGCAATGGCGACCCCAATTCCACATCTGGATTCCTGGTGCCCGGCTACTACGTTTTTGCCAAAAACGGCAAGGATCCCCAGAAGATCTTCGCCCGCACCGTGTCTGCCAATCACGAGGCCAATGCGCTCTCCGTGGCCAATAACACCGTGGATGTGGCGACCTGCAACAATGAAGGACTGGCCCGTCTGGCCATCACCGCTCCCGAAAAGGCCAAGGAACTGCGCGTGATCTGGAAGTCCCCCCTGATTCCCAGCGATCCCCTGGTCTGGCGCAAGGATCTGTCCGACGAGACCAAGAAAAAGATCACGGACTTCATCTTCAGCTACGGCGTGAAGGGCGAGAATGTGGAGCAGGCCCGCAAGATCCTGACCGACCTGCAGTGGGGCCCCTTCATCAAATCCGACAACAGCCAGCTGATCCCTCTGCGCCAGCTGGAGCTGTTCCGCGCCAAGATGGTGCTGGAAAGCAACCAGGATATGGATGCCAAGGAAAAGGCCGACAAGATCGCCGGGATCGAACGTAAGCTGGCCGAGCTCGGCAAGTAG
- a CDS encoding carbon-phosphorus lyase complex subunit PhnI has protein sequence MYVAVKGGEKAIAAAHALLARERRGDVQIPEVTLEQLAGQLKLAVDRIMAEGSLYSPELAALAFKQARGDAVEAIFLLRAYRTTLPRFGVSEPVDTSRMRVERRISATWKDLPGGQILGSTFDYTHRLLDRGLAVPGTAPRDTEPERTAEDLAMMATDTQALLQEPLPRAMDALGREGLMESVSPSHEGNDCPDITRQPLELPADGSGDRAVRLQSMARADEGFLLGMAYSTQRGYGAVHPFTGELRRGFVELSITPEELGFAITLGEVELTECDMVSRYTGRALDPCFTRGYGLVFGNNERKALSMSIVDRALRARELQEDQIGPAQNPEFVLMHGDNVDASGFVQHIKLPHYVDFQAELSLIRQLRERKHAEEQAAAASEKHAEAIHA, from the coding sequence ATGTATGTAGCTGTAAAAGGTGGCGAAAAGGCCATTGCCGCGGCGCACGCCCTGCTTGCCCGTGAACGGCGGGGCGATGTGCAAATTCCTGAAGTGACACTTGAACAATTGGCAGGGCAGCTCAAGCTGGCCGTGGACCGCATCATGGCCGAAGGCTCCCTGTACAGCCCCGAGCTGGCCGCGCTGGCCTTCAAGCAGGCCCGGGGGGATGCCGTGGAAGCCATCTTCCTGCTGCGGGCCTATCGCACGACCCTGCCCCGCTTCGGTGTCTCCGAGCCCGTGGATACTTCCCGCATGCGGGTGGAGCGGCGAATCTCCGCCACCTGGAAGGACCTTCCCGGCGGCCAGATCCTGGGGTCCACCTTTGACTATACGCACCGCCTGCTGGATCGAGGCCTGGCCGTGCCCGGGACGGCTCCCCGGGACACGGAGCCCGAAAGGACGGCGGAAGATCTGGCGATGATGGCGACCGATACGCAGGCCCTGCTGCAGGAGCCGCTTCCCAGAGCCATGGACGCCCTCGGCCGCGAAGGCCTGATGGAATCCGTGTCTCCTTCGCATGAGGGCAATGATTGCCCGGACATCACCCGCCAGCCGCTGGAGCTGCCGGCCGACGGTTCCGGGGACCGCGCCGTGCGCCTGCAATCCATGGCCCGTGCCGATGAAGGCTTTTTGCTGGGCATGGCCTATTCCACCCAGCGCGGCTACGGCGCCGTCCATCCCTTCACGGGGGAACTGCGCCGCGGTTTCGTGGAGCTGAGCATCACCCCGGAAGAATTGGGCTTTGCCATCACCCTGGGCGAGGTGGAGCTTACCGAATGCGACATGGTCAGCCGGTACACCGGCCGTGCCCTCGATCCCTGCTTCACCCGCGGTTACGGGCTTGTCTTCGGCAACAACGAACGCAAGGCCCTGTCCATGTCCATCGTGGACCGTGCCCTGCGCGCCCGGGAATTGCAGGAAGACCAGATCGGCCCTGCCCAGAATCCCGAATTCGTGCTCATGCACGGGGATAACGTGGATGCGTCCGGTTTCGTGCAGCACATCAAGCTGCCGCATTATGTGGACTTTCAGGCGGAACTTTCCCTGATCCGCCAGCTGCGGGAACGCAAGCACGCGGAAGAGCAGGCTGCTGCCGCGTCCGAAAAACATGCGGAGGCCATCCATGCCTGA
- the phnG gene encoding phosphonate C-P lyase system protein PhnG, translating into MNMNLRQERMRLLALAPETCLDAALSGIILPGYRIVRGPETGLVMARGRVGNTGDVFNIGEVLVTRCAVQLEDETLGHAWIMGESPRHAELAALCDALWQRESCATLLDKKLRPRLEQAIEAKRKAAARDAAGTKVNFFTFVRGEDQ; encoded by the coding sequence ATGAATATGAATTTGCGGCAGGAACGCATGCGCCTGCTGGCGCTTGCCCCGGAGACCTGTCTTGATGCGGCCCTGTCCGGGATCATTCTGCCTGGCTACCGTATCGTGCGTGGGCCCGAGACCGGGCTCGTGATGGCCCGGGGACGTGTCGGCAATACCGGTGATGTCTTCAACATAGGGGAAGTTCTGGTCACCCGCTGCGCCGTCCAGCTGGAAGACGAGACGCTTGGCCATGCCTGGATCATGGGGGAATCCCCCCGCCATGCGGAACTGGCGGCCCTGTGCGATGCCCTGTGGCAGCGGGAAAGCTGCGCGACATTGCTGGATAAAAAGCTGCGCCCCCGCCTGGAGCAGGCCATCGAGGCCAAAAGAAAGGCTGCCGCCCGCGATGCGGCAGGTACGAAAGTCAACTTTTTCACCTTTGTCCGCGGAGAAGACCAGTGA
- a CDS encoding alpha-D-ribose 1-methylphosphonate 5-phosphate C-P-lyase PhnJ, producing MPENLTTTPAASGLEGYNFAYLDEGTKRMVRRALLKAVAIPGYQVPFASREMPMPYGWGTGGIQVTASIIGRDDVLKVIDQGSDDTTNAVSIRRFFERTAAVTTTTRTGEASIIQTRHRIPEQPLREDQIMVYQVPMPEPLRWLEPSEKETRTLHALEEYGIMSIKLYEDIMRHGDIATGFDYPVKVNGRYIMSPSPIPRFDNPKMHQCPALQLFGAGREKRIYAIPPYTDVVSLDFEDYPFTPQSWDQCCAICGATDTYLDEIVMDDAGTRMFVCSDTDNCARRVAGQGGPAASREEK from the coding sequence ATGCCTGAGAACCTGACGACAACGCCTGCGGCCTCCGGCCTGGAAGGCTACAATTTTGCCTATCTCGATGAGGGCACCAAGCGCATGGTGCGCCGGGCCCTGCTCAAGGCGGTGGCCATCCCCGGCTACCAGGTGCCTTTTGCCAGCCGGGAGATGCCCATGCCCTACGGCTGGGGGACGGGCGGCATCCAGGTCACGGCCAGCATCATCGGCCGGGACGACGTGCTCAAGGTCATCGACCAGGGCTCGGACGATACGACCAATGCCGTTTCCATCCGCCGCTTCTTCGAACGAACCGCGGCCGTGACCACGACCACCCGCACCGGAGAAGCCAGCATCATCCAGACCCGTCACCGTATCCCCGAGCAGCCCCTGCGCGAGGATCAGATCATGGTCTACCAGGTGCCCATGCCGGAGCCCCTGCGCTGGCTCGAACCCAGCGAGAAGGAGACCCGGACCCTGCATGCGCTGGAAGAATACGGCATCATGAGCATCAAGCTGTATGAGGACATCATGCGGCATGGCGATATCGCCACCGGTTTCGACTATCCCGTGAAGGTCAATGGCCGCTACATCATGAGCCCGTCGCCCATCCCGCGTTTCGACAACCCCAAGATGCACCAGTGTCCGGCACTGCAGCTTTTCGGCGCCGGCCGGGAAAAGCGCATCTACGCCATCCCGCCATATACGGATGTGGTCAGTCTCGACTTTGAGGATTACCCCTTCACCCCCCAGAGCTGGGACCAGTGCTGCGCCATTTGCGGCGCCACAGACACCTATCTGGACGAGATCGTCATGGATGACGCCGGGACGCGCATGTTCGTCTGTTCCGATACCGACAACTGCGCCCGGCGCGTGGCCGGGCAGGGCGGCCCTGCCGCTTCCAGGGAGGAGAAATAG
- the phnC gene encoding phosphonate ABC transporter ATP-binding protein translates to MIHISNLNKTFGSSKGLSHINLHVAPGEMVALIGSSGSGKSTLMRHICGLTAGDRGESLVQVDNEIVQKNGCISRDIRRIRAGIGMIFQQFNLVERMSVARNVMLGALARTSLWRSLTGAFHADDRELALRALSRVGIGEKAWQRTGTLSGGQQQRAAIARALVQRARVLLADEPIASLDPESARNVMQTLRDLNQKDGLTVVVTLHQVDYAMRFCPRTVALKKGEIVYDGPTERLTPRFLAELYGAESDELFAARTGVREAALPVSPVCETSRAA, encoded by the coding sequence ATGATCCACATCAGCAATCTCAATAAAACATTTGGCAGCAGCAAGGGGCTTTCCCATATCAACCTGCATGTGGCGCCGGGAGAGATGGTGGCCCTCATCGGCTCTTCCGGTTCCGGCAAATCCACGCTCATGCGCCATATCTGCGGCCTGACCGCCGGAGACAGGGGTGAGAGCCTGGTGCAGGTCGATAACGAGATCGTGCAGAAAAACGGCTGCATCAGCCGGGACATCCGCCGCATCCGCGCCGGTATCGGCATGATCTTCCAGCAGTTCAACCTGGTGGAGCGCATGAGCGTGGCCCGCAACGTCATGCTGGGGGCGCTGGCCCGCACCAGCCTGTGGCGCAGCCTGACCGGCGCTTTCCACGCTGATGACAGGGAGCTGGCCCTCAGGGCCCTGTCCCGTGTGGGGATCGGGGAAAAGGCCTGGCAGCGAACCGGTACCCTTTCCGGCGGGCAGCAGCAGCGGGCCGCCATCGCCCGCGCACTGGTGCAGCGGGCCCGTGTCCTGCTGGCCGACGAACCCATCGCCTCGCTGGATCCTGAATCGGCCCGCAATGTCATGCAGACCCTGCGCGACCTCAACCAGAAGGATGGTCTCACCGTCGTGGTGACCCTGCACCAGGTGGACTATGCCATGCGTTTCTGTCCCCGTACCGTGGCTCTGAAAAAAGGCGAGATCGTCTATGACGGTCCCACGGAACGTCTGACTCCCCGGTTCCTGGCGGAACTTTACGGTGCTGAAAGTGACGAGCTTTTTGCCGCCAGGACCGGCGTCCGGGAGGCGGCCCTGCCCGTCAGCCCTGTGTGCGAGACGTCCCGCGCTGCCTGA
- the phnL gene encoding phosphonate C-P lyase system protein PhnL: MHPFNHPAGGAPVVEVRHLCKTFVLHQQGGIRIQALQDVNFDVRAGECVALHGPSGAGKSTLLKTLYGNYLPSSGQVIVRCDGCETDMATASTRAISRVRRECIGYVSQFLRVIPRVRALDLVAEPLLDAGEGRETALDAAQEMLARLNLPERLWHVAPATFSGGEQQRVNIARGLIRPMPLLLLDEPTASLDGINRQVVIDLIHEARQRGSAIVGIFHDDVARNAVADRIVPMDRP; this comes from the coding sequence ATGCATCCGTTCAACCATCCTGCCGGCGGCGCTCCCGTGGTGGAGGTGCGCCATTTGTGCAAAACCTTTGTCCTGCACCAGCAGGGCGGCATCCGCATCCAGGCGCTGCAGGACGTCAATTTTGACGTGCGCGCCGGGGAATGCGTGGCCCTGCACGGGCCTTCCGGGGCCGGTAAATCGACCCTGCTCAAGACGCTGTACGGCAATTATCTGCCCAGTTCCGGGCAGGTGATCGTCCGCTGTGACGGCTGCGAGACGGATATGGCCACGGCCTCCACACGCGCCATCAGCCGTGTGCGCCGGGAATGCATCGGCTATGTCAGCCAGTTCCTCCGCGTCATCCCGCGTGTGCGTGCCCTGGATCTGGTGGCCGAACCCCTGCTGGACGCCGGTGAAGGTCGTGAAACGGCTCTTGATGCCGCGCAGGAGATGCTGGCCCGCCTCAACCTGCCTGAACGCCTCTGGCACGTGGCCCCGGCCACGTTTTCCGGCGGGGAGCAGCAGCGTGTGAACATCGCGCGCGGGCTCATCCGTCCCATGCCCCTGCTGCTGCTGGACGAACCCACGGCCTCCCTGGACGGCATCAACCGGCAGGTGGTCATCGACCTCATCCATGAGGCCCGGCAGCGGGGCAGCGCCATCGTGGGCATCTTCCATGATGACGTGGCCCGCAATGCCGTGGCGGACAGGATCGTCCCCATGGACAGGCCGTAA
- the phnH gene encoding phosphonate C-P lyase system protein PhnH — MNDQQCSRLSWTDPVGQAQQVFRLALTALSRPARTYRFVPCPADAAAEELPAGLSPELAALALSLCDNETAVWLAPGLDTENVRAWFRFHCGAVLVSEPSQAAFAFVPGTEALPDLRCFHQGEAEYPDRSTTICLGGVEEGENAGITASGPGIVGSCDFSCRMPAGFLPQWQSNHEQFPLGVDMLLCGPGRLIGLPRTTCLTLAADEVPPCM, encoded by the coding sequence GTGAACGATCAGCAATGTTCCCGCCTGTCCTGGACGGATCCTGTGGGGCAGGCACAGCAGGTGTTCCGTCTGGCTCTCACCGCGCTGTCCCGGCCTGCCCGGACGTATCGGTTCGTCCCCTGTCCGGCGGATGCCGCCGCTGAGGAACTGCCTGCCGGACTGAGCCCGGAACTGGCGGCCCTGGCCCTTTCGCTGTGCGATAACGAGACCGCGGTCTGGCTGGCGCCCGGACTGGATACGGAAAACGTCAGGGCCTGGTTCCGTTTTCATTGCGGCGCGGTCCTGGTGTCTGAGCCCTCTCAGGCCGCATTCGCCTTCGTCCCCGGTACGGAAGCGCTGCCTGACCTGCGCTGTTTCCATCAGGGAGAGGCTGAATACCCGGATCGTTCCACGACCATCTGCCTTGGTGGGGTGGAAGAAGGGGAAAACGCCGGTATCACCGCTTCCGGCCCCGGTATCGTGGGCAGCTGTGATTTTTCCTGCCGTATGCCGGCGGGTTTCCTGCCCCAGTGGCAGAGCAACCATGAGCAATTCCCGCTGGGTGTGGACATGCTGCTTTGCGGGCCGGGCCGCCTGATCGGTCTGCCCCGTACGACCTGCCTGACCCTTGCAGCAGACGAGGTGCCTCCATGTATGTAG
- the phnN gene encoding phosphonate metabolism protein/1,5-bisphosphokinase (PRPP-forming) PhnN, translating to MRGTLIYVMGPSGSGKDSLLSALRPRLRGLPVAFARRYISRPACAGGEQHMALSAGSILSMEAQGRLAMRWSSHGCQYGIGRSIDGSLEHGICVIVNGSRGYLPEALRRYPDLLPVLVEADPAILRQRLVARGREQGQDLEERLQRAPAPLPATALERLVRIDNSGKLAAAVHILENVVRAVLPHSVADASRGTQGSAA from the coding sequence ATGCGCGGCACCCTCATCTATGTCATGGGACCGTCGGGATCCGGCAAGGACAGTCTGCTGTCGGCCCTGCGGCCCCGGTTGCGCGGCCTGCCGGTAGCCTTTGCCCGGCGCTACATCAGCCGTCCGGCCTGCGCCGGAGGGGAGCAGCATATGGCGCTTTCCGCCGGGAGCATCCTCTCCATGGAGGCCCAGGGGCGTCTGGCCATGCGCTGGAGCAGTCACGGCTGCCAGTACGGCATCGGCCGCTCCATCGACGGCAGCCTGGAGCACGGCATCTGCGTGATCGTCAACGGTTCACGGGGATACCTGCCGGAAGCCCTGCGGCGCTATCCTGACCTTCTTCCCGTGCTGGTGGAGGCGGATCCGGCCATACTGCGGCAACGCCTGGTGGCCCGGGGAAGAGAGCAGGGCCAGGATCTGGAGGAACGTTTGCAGCGTGCGCCGGCGCCGCTGCCTGCCACTGCTCTTGAGCGGCTCGTACGCATCGACAACTCCGGGAAGCTGGCGGCGGCGGTCCATATCCTGGAAAACGTCGTGCGGGCTGTCCTGCCGCACAGCGTGGCGGATGCGTCCCGGGGGACGCAGGGCAGCGCGGCTTGA
- a CDS encoding DUF1045 domain-containing protein: MAARYALYYAPRRDEPLYRLMAPLFGRDCRDGRRLPGGPVAPAGVEHDLWTSLARTPAHYGLHATLKAPFELRSTSEGMVAALREACRKVAERHARWLTAPLGLQRLPAHSGERQAFFLALVPRQGDAASESAMAALERDCVTELDRFRAPLDQGDVERREPLSRDERRNLLRWGYHHVLDLFRFHITLTGPLPHEGADRVEAALNQYLEPVIDKSLVMDSVCLVCQTDRALPFRLTTRFALARTGNV; the protein is encoded by the coding sequence ATGGCTGCCCGCTACGCTCTTTATTACGCCCCCCGCAGGGACGAGCCCCTGTACCGTCTGATGGCTCCCCTGTTCGGCCGGGACTGCCGGGACGGCCGCCGCCTGCCGGGAGGCCCCGTGGCCCCTGCGGGGGTGGAACACGATCTGTGGACATCCCTGGCCAGAACACCGGCCCATTACGGCCTGCATGCCACGCTCAAGGCGCCTTTTGAGCTGCGGTCCACTTCGGAGGGCATGGTTGCCGCCCTGAGGGAGGCCTGCCGGAAGGTGGCGGAGCGCCATGCACGCTGGCTGACGGCGCCGCTGGGACTGCAGCGGCTGCCCGCCCACTCGGGAGAGCGCCAGGCCTTTTTTCTGGCCCTGGTCCCCCGGCAGGGGGATGCCGCGTCGGAATCGGCCATGGCCGCTCTGGAGCGGGATTGCGTGACGGAACTGGATAGGTTCCGGGCTCCCCTTGACCAGGGGGACGTGGAGCGGCGGGAGCCCCTGAGCCGGGACGAACGGCGCAACCTCCTGCGCTGGGGCTACCACCATGTGCTGGACCTGTTCCGTTTCCACATCACCCTGACAGGCCCCTTGCCCCATGAAGGAGCGGATCGGGTGGAAGCGGCCCTGAACCAGTATCTGGAACCGGTGATCGACAAGTCCCTGGTCATGGATTCTGTATGTCTTGTTTGCCAGACGGACCGGGCGCTGCCCTTTCGTCTGACGACCCGCTTCGCGCTGGCGCGGACCGGGAATGTCTAA
- a CDS encoding alpha-D-ribose 1-methylphosphonate 5-triphosphate diphosphatase, with translation MKEYVLRNARVVTPATVMHGHVLVRDGLVADVDEGDIQPTAGLECIDCEGDYLLPGFVELHTDNLEKHLVPRPKVVWPQAEPAFFAHDAQIVAAGITTVFDALSVGEYHDKGRIAMLGRGVDALNHCRRSGMLRADHLLHLRCEVADPRMRDLFFPLSDTPCLKLVSLMDHTPGQRQWRDTTAYRTYYSNIRSWTDEEFTAMMHELEEVRDSCANDNAASVMEFCRQHHLPMASHDDTLVEHVEEALSNGISISEFPTTTEAACCASENGMLVMMGAPNVVRGGSHSGNASALDVAKEGHLGALSSDYVPASLLAAVFELAAREIMPLPAAVNLVSANPAESVGLDDRGRIDVGRRADMVRVHHMDDMPLVRNVWRQGVQVY, from the coding sequence ATGAAAGAATATGTGCTGCGTAACGCCCGGGTGGTGACGCCCGCCACCGTGATGCACGGGCATGTGCTGGTGCGTGACGGCCTGGTGGCCGATGTGGACGAAGGCGACATACAGCCCACGGCCGGTCTGGAATGCATCGACTGCGAAGGGGACTATCTGCTGCCCGGTTTCGTGGAACTGCACACCGACAATCTGGAAAAGCATCTGGTGCCCCGTCCCAAAGTGGTCTGGCCGCAGGCGGAACCCGCCTTTTTCGCCCATGATGCCCAGATCGTGGCGGCCGGCATCACCACCGTGTTCGATGCCCTGTCCGTGGGCGAATACCATGACAAGGGACGTATCGCCATGCTGGGCCGCGGTGTGGATGCCCTGAACCATTGCCGCCGGTCAGGCATGCTGCGTGCCGACCATCTGCTGCATCTGCGCTGTGAGGTGGCCGATCCCCGCATGCGTGACCTGTTCTTTCCTCTGTCGGATACTCCCTGCCTGAAGCTGGTCTCCCTGATGGACCACACGCCCGGGCAGCGCCAGTGGCGCGATACCACGGCCTACCGGACCTATTACAGCAATATCAGGTCCTGGACCGATGAGGAGTTCACGGCCATGATGCACGAGCTGGAAGAGGTCCGGGACAGCTGCGCCAACGACAACGCCGCCTCGGTCATGGAATTCTGCCGGCAGCATCATTTGCCCATGGCCAGCCATGACGATACGCTGGTGGAGCATGTGGAGGAGGCCCTGAGCAACGGCATTTCCATCAGCGAGTTCCCCACCACCACGGAGGCGGCCTGCTGCGCCTCGGAAAACGGGATGCTGGTCATGATGGGAGCCCCCAATGTGGTGCGCGGAGGATCCCATTCCGGCAATGCCTCGGCCCTGGACGTGGCCAAAGAAGGGCATCTGGGGGCCCTGTCCTCCGACTATGTGCCCGCCAGCCTGCTGGCTGCGGTCTTTGAGCTGGCCGCCAGGGAGATCATGCCGTTGCCCGCAGCCGTCAATCTGGTCAGCGCCAATCCGGCTGAAAGCGTGGGCCTGGATGACCGCGGCCGTATTGATGTCGGGCGCCGTGCGGACATGGTCCGCGTCCATCATATGGACGACATGCCGCTGGTCCGCAATGTCTGGCGTCAGGGCGTGCAGGTGTACTGA